From the genome of Pirellulaceae bacterium:
TCGGACTAGCTGCCGACGTGAGTGTCGCCGACGATGTCGAACAGATGGTAGAAGCGGCCACGAAAAAGTGGGGGCGGATTGACGTTCTTGTTAACAATGCCGGGGTCAATATTCGCGGTGCGATCGATCAGTTGACTTACGAGCAGTTTCGCGAAGTCCAGCGAATTAACGTGGATGGTATTTGGCTCTGTAGTCGCGCGGTGGTGCCTGCGATGAAGGCTGCTGGAGCCGGACGCATCATCAATCTGGGCAGCACGTTGGGGGTTGTGGGATTACAGAATCGAACCCCTTATGCAACGAGTAAGGGGGCGGTAGTTCAGATGACGCGCGCTTTAGCGTTAGAGCTCGCACCCTTTAACATCCTTTGTAACGCGATTTGTCCCGGACCTTT
Proteins encoded in this window:
- a CDS encoding SDR family NAD(P)-dependent oxidoreductase, encoding MSLPGIKQFDLTGKVAIVTGGSKGLGQSMADGLASAGANLLLVSRNAEEAQAVAASIASEHGVQALGLAADVSVADDVEQMVEAATKKWGRIDVLVNNAGVNIRGAIDQLTYEQFREVQRINVDGIWLCSRAVVPAMKAAGAGRIINLGSTLGVVGLQNRTPYATSKGAVVQMTRALALELAPFNILCNAICPGPFLTPMNLPIAEEKQTKEFIVGAVALERWGEMEEIQGAAIFLASDASSYVTGSMLMVDGGWTAR